The genomic stretch TAAAGAAACTGGAAGGCGGCAGCCACGAAGATCGCGACGCACAATTTACCTACATTAATGAAAAGGTGAAAGAATATTTATATAAGGGATCGCCGATAGTATCCGTTGATGCAAAAAAGAAGGAATTGGTAGGTCGATATAAAAACAATGGGCGGGAGTGGCAGCCGAAAGGGCAATCAGAAGAAGTGAATACTTATGATTTTATCAACGCAGAGGTTGGCAAAGCGCTTCCCTATGGCATTTATGATATTGGACGAAATATTGGATGGGTTAATGTTGGTTGTGACCATGACACTGCAAGTTTTGCTGTTGAGAGTCTACGTCGATGGTGGCAATCAATGGGATATCGGGAATACCAGAATGCAAAAGAGTTATTGATCTGTGCTGATTGTGGTGGCAGCAATGGTTATCGGGCGCGATTGTGGAAATATGAGCTTCAACGCTTTGCTGGAGATGCGGGATTATCTATAACAGTATGCCACTTTCCACCTGGTACAAGCAAATGGAATAAGATAGAGCGCCGTCTTTTTTCGCATATAAGCATGAATTGGCGAGGACGTCCATTAATCGATCACGAAGTGATCGTACAATTAATTAGTTCGACAACGACTCAAAAAGGGCTTAAGGTGTATGCCAAATTAGACAAATCAAGGTATCCGACAAAGGTAAAGATTAGCGATCAAGAGATGGCA from Candidatus Brocadia sinica JPN1 encodes the following:
- a CDS encoding ISAzo13 family transposase, with translation MLPHLNERQRRILLAAESQAIGHRGIAVIARVAKVSRPTIYKGLGELKEGRIKEAEAEAEAERIRKPGGGRKKLREKNPKLIEDLESLVDPVTRGDPMSPLRWTCKSVRQLARALAEKGYKISYQVVSELLHEAGYSLQSNVKKLEGGSHEDRDAQFTYINEKVKEYLYKGSPIVSVDAKKKELVGRYKNNGREWQPKGQSEEVNTYDFINAEVGKALPYGIYDIGRNIGWVNVGCDHDTASFAVESLRRWWQSMGYREYQNAKELLICADCGGSNGYRARLWKYELQRFAGDAGLSITVCHFPPGTSKWNKIERRLFSHISMNWRGRPLIDHEVIVQLISSTTTQKGLKVYAKLDKSRYPTKVKISDQEMASINLKRHDFHGEWNYTICP